In the genome of Falsibacillus albus, one region contains:
- a CDS encoding iron-sulfur cluster biosynthesis family protein, translating into MKITITEQAAAKIREKMNGSSKLLKLKYETEGCGCVMSGVPTLTAVGPDDLIESDDVLLDTNEMPIYVEKSKMIFLDDILKIDFSEASNTYQLKSPNQILNGRMAFTGKA; encoded by the coding sequence ATGAAGATCACCATCACAGAACAAGCGGCTGCTAAAATTAGAGAGAAAATGAACGGAAGCTCAAAACTATTGAAGCTGAAATATGAAACGGAAGGCTGCGGTTGCGTCATGAGCGGAGTGCCGACCCTGACAGCGGTTGGTCCCGATGATTTGATCGAAAGCGACGACGTTCTGCTCGACACGAATGAAATGCCGATTTACGTAGAAAAATCAAAAATGATTTTTTTGGATGACATCCTGAAAATCGACTTCTCGGAGGCGAGCAACACATACCAGCTCAAAAGCCCAAACCAAATATTGAACGGCCGAATGGCATTTACAGGAAAAGCGTAG